The following is a genomic window from Spodoptera frugiperda isolate SF20-4 chromosome 18, AGI-APGP_CSIRO_Sfru_2.0, whole genome shotgun sequence.
ttttattaaactttagcTACGCGGTTGGTTTGGAGTCCTAAATTcggtaaattattttgactgtaattttatttctatgaagTAACCAATTAACTCGCAAtaacttattacaaaaatctatCTACTATTACAGAATACATTCCCTTACCAGCAATACCCCCACTACTACCATATCCTCAAAAAGGTACgcaactattttaatttaactggatcaaaaagaataattcaatCATCATAAAAAATGATGCCAGCCGAATTCTTAATTTATgggaagtcgattaaaaatattctttgccATTTCAAGACAACATAGAGTTTTTAGCAGGAAGGCCCATAACATAGTACGTTTGTGATGTTCACAAGACCTCTTAAGTACACAATTTTTACTTATACTTTGATAGTACCTATTGAATTACTTAGCAAGGATATAACAAAGCATAATCTATATTCACAGAAACACATCCAGAAGCTCCACATCCAGCTGAAGCGCCAGGTACAATAGTACTACTAGTTCTGCTGATACCATACGATACCTAGCATTATACTGTTACACTActacataatgtattatgtattattcaCAGACCTTCAACCACTATCTCCTCTACTGCAGCCTGAACAGCCAGGTACAGTTATAAGACCAGTATTGTCTGCACCAGCCCTTTGTGCTCCATTCACTAAATGTActtctttattttcattagcTCCAGAAGTAGCTCCAGAAGCTGGTCCACCAGCACCTCATCCAGGTGATTTCTTGTctaattcaaataatttgtCATTTGGTGGTTGAAGTTTGAAGACctattttttgtatgaatatttgTTTTCGCAGCGCCATTCACTGAGCCAGATCAACTGCCAGGTACAATAGTCAAATGCAATTATATGACATTTAAGATCAATTCGTTTGAATCAATCAAGTAAAATTAATAGTACTTCACTATGTTCCTCACAGAGCTGCCTCCTTGGCAACCATGGCATCCATTCCCATCGCCTCTACATCCAGGTACATTACAACTCTTATGAATACCATGCCATAATAACGATTATGAAAAAAGAATAATTGTTAATTGACTTTATAATTGCCTCTCACAGAAATACTTCCATCTCCCCCACTGTCACCGCCAGATCAGCCAGGTATATTAcagattttaaagaaaatattaaaataaggaaCTGTAACGatcattttacaaaattgtCCACTGCTTCAACACTAGTATTGTCTGTACTAGCACTTATTGAAcgtaattctttattttcattagcTCCAGAAGTAGCACCAGAAGCCGGTCCTCCGGCACCTCATCCAGGTGATTTCTTGTCCAATTCAAACTGTTTATGTTTGGTATGATAGGGAGATCaaattttttgataatttttttgttttcgcaGCGCCTATTCTTGAGCCAGATCAACTACCAGgtacaataataaatgaaatttaaaagaaaaggtACCACGGCTAGTTTTATTACTTCGATCAAGTAAAACTAAAAGTATTTTACTCTGTTCTTTATAGGACTGCATCCATGGCAACCATCTCCATCACCTCTAGGCCCAGGTACATTTCAATTCATTACAGTGATTTTaagtatacaaatattattaaagagaGTTGTGAATTTCATGATTGTTTCAAAATTTGTACTCAATTTGCTCCACGACCGTCTACACAGACTAATACAGTTATATAACCAGTTTTGTCTGCATGCCCCTGTGGTCCACTCATAAAACGTGcttctttattttcattagcTCCAGAAGTAGCTCCAGAAGCAGGTCCATTGGCACCGCATCCAGGTGATCTATTGTCTAATTcgaattgtttgttatttgatgGAAGTTAGAGATCTTactatttctataaatatttatttttgcagtgCCAATCACTGAGCCAGATCAACTACCAGGTACAATAGTGAAATATTAACAACTTATGACATTTATGATAATATATCACTGTTTTCGGGAgaattgataatttaaaaattattctacTTCAATTTGTTATTCACAGAGCTGCCTCCTTGGCATCCATGGCATCCATCGCCTCTACACCCAGGtacatttaaatcaaatataaacggctatttttaatttaagactATCACTCGCTTTTGAAGCGAAAGCTTTAGAAACTcgatcaaataaaattaattcttctCTACTATGTTCTTCACAGAGCTGCCTCCATGGCACCCATGGCAACCATGGCATCCAGCTCTATCACCTCTACATCCAGGTACTTTGAAATCAAATATGAAGGGCTACATGCTAATCTATAACCTTGTcttttaaaaattcaatagaaaaaaataatactacttCACTCTGTTCTTCACAGAGCTGCCTCCTTGGCACCCATGGCATCAATGGCATCAATGGCATCCATCCCCATCACCTCTATACCCAGGTACATTACAACTCATTTCAATAATATCGAACACTTATTccattaataaacaattacacGACCAGGTGTAGTGACATCTCTAGTAGTCTGTATGCTAGTACAGACACTTTGCTCTTCgctcattaaatatattttttatttccattagCTCCAGAAGTAGGCCCAGAAGCTGGTCCACCGGCACCTTCTCCAGGTGATTTATTGttcaatttaaacaatttattcttTGAAAAGGTGTAAGATCTTACCTTAAGTATGTCTTTGTTGCTTgttttgatacatttaaaacttGTTACAGAGCAACCACTACCCCATTCTCTATCGTCTCTCCAACCAGGTATATTTCAAAGCGTACATTATATCAAATATCATTATGATCACTTCAGTAGTCCATTATGTCCTTAATACGTTTAGGAATTGAAGTACTTGATTTATCTTCCACAGATCTAGTCCTGAAACCACCGGTATCTGTGACTTCTCATTCAGGTACGCCACAAGTTGATAGTTTTGTACATGATTTATCCACAGAAATCTACAATATTGCTAATTTGTACCTTTTGTACTATTTACAGAAGTTATTAACATATCGCCTCCACAAggtaataaagataaataatatatgtaataacattttttctGACTAAAACGGTTACAAATTATTTCTGGTCTAATTCAAACATTTTCTGATAGTAATACTACTTCACTATTTCACAGAGCTACCACCATGGCATCCATGGCACCCATCTCCATCGCCACTACACCCAGGTACATTACAACTCAATTAGTAATTATCCGTCCTTTGATCAGTGACTGACCTCCAAATAAAGGTGTATTCTGTTGTGCTCCactcattaaatatatttcactaTTTTCATAAGCTCCAGAAATATCTCCAGAAGCTGGTCCACCGGCGCCATATCCAGGTAATTATTTGTCTAATtcaaaacatttcatatttgGTAAAAGCTTAAGatcttatttttgtaaaaaaatatatttaatatatttgttccCGCAGCGCCTTCTCCTGAAGCACATCTATCTCCAGgtataatatcaattttatacaCAGCTGCttgaaatttaaaacaacaaaaagcttcttgtaattattatgttcgaATTAAATCAAACACtacaaatatttcaatgttttattgaCAGAGCAACAACTACTGCATCCATCTCCATCGCCTCTACATCCAGGtacatttaaatcaaatataaaatatctctgATTTTTGTGAATATGATCAAGCAAAATTAATTCTGATTCACTATCTTCCTCACAGAGCTGCCTCCTTGGCATCCATTGAATCTATCTCCGTCGCCTCTACACCCAGGtactttacaaattattttaaaaatgtatcccATTTATTAACAATAGCTCCGAAATCACAATAACGACAGCGGacatagaatattttttctaaactgAATATTGCCCCTCACAGAATTACTTCCATCGCCGTTACCGTCACCACGAGATCAACCAGGTATattatagtatttaaaatatataaatataagtaacttAATCGCAAATTACACAAAATTGTCCAATCAGTCGTACACTCAGAACATACTTCTTTAATTTTCAGTAGCTCCAGAAGTAGCTCCAGAATTTGGTCCACCAGCACCTTCTCCAGGTGATTACATATCTAATTCAAACAATTTTGTGATTTGGTAACAGTTTTAGTTCATatctttgtaaaaaaatatttggccTCGCAGCGCCTTCACCTGAATCACATCTATCGCCAGGTATAATATTAGTCTAATACAAACTGCTACTTGAAATTTACGAGAACACCAAAGctttttatagataattatgttaaaatcaAATCAAGTACAAAGAATATTTAAACTTGTGTTTAACAGAGCAACAACTACTGCAACCATCTCCATCACCTTTACACCCAGGtacatttaaatcaaatataaacGGCCACtttaattatagaaaaatatgtctGATTTTTGTTTGGATTTGGTTGGATTGATTTGGTTTAGCTTAGATCGAATGAAATTAATTCCACTTCACTCTGTTCTTAACAGAGCTGCCTCCTTGGCATCCATTGCAACCATCTCCGTCGCCTCTACACCCAGGTACATTACAACTAATTCAATGATTTTGCACAATTACAAACAATGACAAAACCAGGTGCAGTTACATCACTAGTAGTCTGTACCAGCTTTTTGCTCTACggtcattaaatatatttttatttccattagCTCCAGAAGTAGGTCCAGAAGCTGGTCCAGAAGCTGGTCCACCGGCACCTCATCCAGGtgaatttttgtttgattttaataatctaTTCTTTGGAGAGCGACATCTTACTTCTACTACTAGTATTTCTTTGTTgcttattttgatacatttaaaacttGTTACAGAGCAATCATGTATAGTGGTTCCTCTGTATCAAAGATGGGGTAGTCCCCATCCTCTATCGCCTCTCCAACCAGGTATATTTCAAAGCCTTACACTTTTCACATTGCTTTAAAGATAATCCCTTAGTATAATTTGAATAGTTACTTGATTGATCTTCCACAGATATAGTTCCGAAACCTCCGGTATCTGTGACTTCTCATTCAGGTACGCCATACATTGAATGTTTTGTACATGATTTATCCACCGAAATTAACAAAATCGCTAATTTGTACCTTTTGTACTATTTACAGAAGTAATTAACATATTCCCACCACAAGGTAAATAAGACGAATAATCTATATATTTCTAACTAAAACGGTTACAAATAATTTCTAGtctaatttaaacattttctgATAGTAATACTACTTCACTGTATTCTTCACAGAGCTACCACCATGGCATCCATCGCCTCTACACCCAGGTACCTTTCAATTCAATTCAGTAACTTTGCCTCCTTTGATCACTGACTGACCTCCAAACAAAGGTTGTTTTATAACTAGTATTATCTGCACCACCTCTTTGTGCTTCACtcattaaacatatttattgtcATTAGCTCCAGAAGTAGCTCCAGGATCTAGTCCACCAGCACCTTATCCAGGTGAATTCTTGtgttatttaaacaatttgttatttGGTGTGAATTTGAGATCTTTAGATTTGTATGAATTCAATCGAGTACAGAAACTATTTCACCCTATTATTCACAGAGCAACAACCACTACAGCCATCTCCATCGCCTCTACATCCAGGTACATTTAAATCAAAGATTCACTCGCTCAACATTGGCAGCTTTTGTGAATTggatcaaattaaattaattctaatttcCTCTGTCCACCACAGAGCTGCCTCCATGGCATCCATGGAATCAAGCACCGTTGCCTCAACACCCAGGTACATTACAACACAtttcaaagtttttaaatttaattagatCCCATTTAAAAACAATGGTTCCGAAATCCCTATAATGAAAATAGAATCATTATTCTAATCCGAATATTGCCCCCCACAGAATTACTTCCATCGCCGTTACCGTCACCGCCAGATCACCCAGGTATATTATAGTTTGTAAGGATCATATTAAATTAGTTACTTAAACTAAAATTGTCCAGAACTTTATCAGTCTGTTTTGTACCAGCTCCACTcattaacttctttattttcattagcTCCAGAAGAGCTCCTTTTCCACCAGCACCTTCTCCAGGTGATTACTTAtctaatttatacaatttaatatttggtGTGAACAAACGGCTACTTGATATTTAAAAGAACACCACagctttttatttcaatgaaatcaagtacaaaaataaaaatacttgtgattCACAGAGCAACAACCACTGCAGCCATCTCCATCGCCTCTACACCCAGGTACATTTAAATCAAAGATTTACTCGCTCACATTGGCTAGTTTAAATATCGGAAAATATCTCAGCTTTTGTGAATTGGATCAAGTTAAATTAATTCCAATTTTCTCTGTTCATCACAGAGCTGCCTCCATGGCATCCATGGAATCAATCTCCGTTGCCTCCACATCCAGGTATCTTTCAACTGATTtcggtattttaattaaattttgtaaagACTATTTAAAACTACTGTAAGTTTTAGGAAAAGTAAAATACGTGTCCATCAGGATATGGCCTGCACATTAACATTCTTCTTCATTTTCATTAGCTCCAGAAGTAGCTCCAGAGTTTGGTCCACCGGCACCTCATCCAGGTGAATTCTTGtgttatttaaacaatttgttatttGGTGTGAATTTGAGATATTTAGATTTGTATGAATTCAATCGAGTCTAAATCTATTTCGCCCTATTATTCACAGAGCAACAACCACTGCAGCCATCTCCATCGCCTCTACATCCAGGTACATACAGTTAAATCAAATGTAAAGAGCTACttgaaatttgaaacaatattacagtctttaataaaatcaatcaaGTAAAGTTAATACATTTTCGCTCGGTGTTTCACAGAGCTGCCTCCTTGGCATCCATGGAATCAAACTCCGTTGCCTCTACACCCAGGtacattacaaattatttcaaaagtttTGCACATTTATCCCACTTACAAACAATGTCTCCGAAATCACAATAACGATAATGAAAATAGAATCATTATTCTAAACTGAATATTGCCCCTCACAGACTTACTTCCATCGCCGTTACCGTCACCACGAGATCAACTAGGTATATTATAGTTTGTAAAgatcatattaaaataagttaccTAAACTAAAATTGTCCAGTGCTTTATAAATAGTCTGTTTTGTACCAGCTCCACTCATTAACTTCTTTATTATCATTAGCTCCAGAAGTAGCTCCAGAATTTGGTCCACCAGCACCTTCTCCAGGTGATTACTTATATCTAATTGTGTGTGATAGTGTGAATTTTGGATcttattgtttatataaaaaatatttgttcacgCAGCGCCTTCCCCTGAATCACATCTATCGCCAGGTATAATATTAGTCTAATACAAACGCTACTTGAATATTTAGAAGAACATCAAAGCTTtgagtatataattatgtttaaatcaAATCAAGTACAAAGAATATTTAAACTTGTGTTTAACAGAGCAACAACTACTGCATCCATCTCCATCGCCTCTACACCCaggtacatataataaatcaaatataaatggCTACTTTCATTATACGAAACAATATTTCAGTCTTTATTGAATTCAATCAAGTAAAGTTAATACATTTAACTACGTTTTCACAGAGCTGCCTCCATGGCAACAATCAATCTCCGTTGCCTCCACATCCAGGTACAttactaattatttcaaaagttttgattaaaattttccCACATTTAAACAATGGCTCCGAAATCACAATAACGATAatgcaattatttattattcttaattGAATATTACTTATCACAGAATTACTCCCATCGCCCACACCTTCATCGCCAGATCAACCAGGTACATATATTGATATAAAACAAATgatctttatatttaaaataaatacacagtCTAACGCTTTTTATTAATCTGTCCACAGAACTTTGCTCCACTGTTCATGAGTCCTAGTCATTGTACAGCAAGTTCTTTGTGTTCACTCTTTCAAAAATCCACTTTATTTTCTCCAGTTCCCATGATTGGACCCATTAATTTAAATTCCTTTTGATTTGGTTGAAGATTGGCTTCATTccaaatttaaaagaaatgtcAGCTTTTGTAGATCTGTTTCAATCGAATCAAATcaagtacatataatattttacttgtatttaaCAGAGCAACAACCACTGCAGCCATCTCCATCGCCTCTACATCCAGGTACATTTTAATCAAAGATTTACTCGCTCACATCGGCTAGATTAAATATCGGAAAATATCTCAgcttttgtgattttttttattaaagtaattccAATTTTCTCTGTTCATCACAGAGCTGCCTCCATGGCATCCATGGAATCAACCTCCGTTGCCTTCACATCCAGGTATCTTTCAACTGATTTcggtattataatttaattttgtaaagacTATTTAATAGTACTGTAAGTTTTAGGAAAAGTAGAATACGAGTACAGAAACTATTTCGCCCTATTATTCACAGAGCAACAACCACTGCAGCCATCTCCATCACCTCTACATCCAGGTACATACAGTTATATCAAATATACAGAGCTACttgaaatttgaaataatatctctgtctttaataaaatcaatcgagtaaagtaaataatatttcgttcGGTTCCTCACAGAGCTGCCTCCTTGGCACCCATGGAATCAAACTCCGTTGCCTCTACACCCAGGTACATTTAAATCAATTATAAATGGCTAATTTAATTgtacaaatatgtatgtttttattgaattcgctaaaataaaattaattctacatAACTACGTTCTTCACAGAGCTGCCTCCATGGCAACAACCATCTTTGTCTACACCCAGGTACCTTTcaactcaaatatttttttttgctattcaTCCCATTAATTTATAAACGATTGCTCcaaaatcaaataacaattaTGAAAAAAGAATATTTGAAATTGAACATTGCCTTTCACAGAGTTACTCCCATCGCCCACACCGTCATCGCCAGATCATCCAGGTATATTAttgaagttataaaatatattatcttttacgaaaaataaatataattgtccAATGCTTTATCGCTAGTACTGCGAAAACAAATTCTTTTATAAATTCTctcaagtaaaattaaaactacttcaCTCTGTTCTTCACAGAGCTGCCTCCTTGGCACCCATGGCACCCATCTCCATCACCTCCACACCCAGGTACAttactaattatttcaaaagtttTGCACATTTATCCCACTTATAAACAATGGTTCCGAAATCACAATAACGATAATGAAAATAGAATCATTATTCTAATCTGAATATTGCCCCTCACAGACTTACTTCCATCGCCGTTACCGTCACCACGAGATCAACTAGGTATATTATAGTTTGTAAAgatcatattaaaataagttaccTAAACTAAAATTGTCCAGTACTTTATAAATAGTCTGTTTTGTACCAGCTCCACTcattaacttctttattttcattagcTCCAGAAGTAGCTCCAGAATTTGGTCCACCAGCACCTTCTCCAGGTGATTACTTGTATCTAATTGTGTGTGATAGTGTGAAATTTGGATCTTataattcatataaaaaatatttgttcacgCAGCGCCTTCCCCTGAATCACATCTATCGCCaggtataatattagtttaatacAAACGCTACTTGAATATTTAGAAGAACATCAAAGCTTtgagtatataattatgtttaaatcaAATCAAGTACAAAGAATATTTAAACTTGTGTTTAACAGAGCAACAACCACTGCATCCATCTCCATCGCCTCTACACCcaggtacatataatatatcaaaTATAGATGGCTACCTCTGAATTCAAATATCGAAAAGTCGGGGGtatcgaatcccctcccctaaaagttatggctattttaatattttttttactttttgttgttattgaattcgatcaaataaaattaattctacatAACTACGTTCTTCACAGAGCTGCCTCCATGGCAACAACCATCTCCATTGTACTCCACGGGTTAGACTCTCTGGATCCAGGTACATTTCAATTCGTTGTTTCAGTCTTTTTAattgtacattaaaattttgtagACACTTCAATAAGTTTCAGTCTTTTGATCAAAATTTTGTAGACAATTTTAAAAAGTGATGAGTTAAAGTGGTGTAAGAGTTCAGAACGTGTGCACGGCTAGTTGCAGCTATATCACTAGTATTGTCTGCACCAGTTCTTTGTGCTTCACTCATTAAACATActtctttattttcattagcTCCAGAAGTAGCTCCAGGATCTAGTCCACCGGCACCTTCTCCAGGTGATTACTTATCTAAttcaaacaatttgttatttGGTGTGAATTTGAGATCTTTAGATTTGTATGAATTCAATCGAGTACAGAAACTATTTCACCCTATTATTCACAGAGCAACAACCACTGCAGCCATCTCCATCGCCTCTACATCCAGGTACATTTAAATCAAAGATTTACTAGCTCACATTGGCTAGTTTAAATATCGGAAAATATCTCAGCTTTTGTGTATTGGATCAAGTTAAATTAATTCCAATTTTCTCTGTTCATCACAGAGCTGCCTCCATGGCATCCATGGAATCAACCTCCGTTGCCTCCACATCCAGGTATCTTTCAACTGATTTcggtattttaataaattttgtaaagaCTATTTAAAACTACTGTAAGTGTTACGAAAAGTAAAGTACGTGTCCATCAGCATATGGCCTGCACATTAACATTCTTCTTCATTTTCATTAGCTCCAGAAGTAGCTCCAGAGTTTGGTCCACCGGCACCTCATCCAGGTGAATTCTTGTGTTAttcaaacaatttgttatttGGTGTGAATTTGAGGTATTTAGATTTGTATGAATTCAATCGAGTCTAAAGCTATTTCGCCCTATTATTCACAGAGCAACAACCATCTCCATCACCTCTACATCCaggtacatacatttatatcaaactagcaaactcggcgaactccgtttcaccaccaatgttaattttttcccgaattttctttgctataaacctcacggagcccgagacctttccaacgaatgcaaaaccgtggaaatcggctcgtgcgttctggagttatagcgtcaggaaggaaaaccctacttatttttatattatagaatataaACGACTACTtgacatttaaaacattatctCTGTCTTGTATAAATTCAATCTAGTAACATTAATACTACTTCACTCTGTTCCTCACAGAACTGCCTCCTTGGCACCCATGGAATCAAACTCCGTTGCCTCTACACCCAGGTACgttatatattatttcaaaagttTTGCACATTTATCCCACATATAAACAATGGTTCCGAAATCACAATAAcgacaatgaaaataaaataattctaaataGAATATTGTTTCTCACAGAATTACTCCCATCACCCCCACTGTCGCCGCCAGATCAACTAGGTATATTATAGTTTGTCAAGATCATATTAAGtaacttaaactaaaattgTCCAGTGCTTTATAAATAATCTGTTTTGTACCAGCTCCACTCATTGACTTCTTTATTATCATTAGCTCCAGAAGTAGCTCCAGGATCTGGTCCACCAGCACCTTCTCCAGGTGATTACTTCTATCTAATTCAATCAATTTGTTATTTGGTGTGAACAAACggctatttaaaatttaaaagaacaCCACGTCTTTTTCTTTCCATGAAATCAAGTACAGAAAAAAACTTGTAATTCACAGAGCAACAACCACTGCAGCCATCCCCATCGCCTCTACATCCAGGTACATTTAAATCAAAGATTTACTCGCTCACATTGGCTAGTTTAAATATCGGAAAATATCTCAGCTTTTGTGAATTGGATCAAGTTAAATTAATTCCAATTTTGTCTGTTCATCACAGAGCTGCCTCCATGGCATCCATGGAATCAATCTCCGTTGCCTCCACATCCAGGTATCTTTcaactgatttcaatattttaataaaattttgtaaaaactacTGCAAGTGTTAGGAAAAGTAAAGTACGTGTCCATCAGCATATTATGGCCTGCACAGGCAGGTACAGCTGTATCTCTAGTATTGTCCACTCATTAAACATTCTTCTTCATTTTCATTAGCTCCAGAAGTAGCTCCAGAGTTTGGTCCACCGGCACCTCATCCAGGTGATTACTTGTGTTAttcaaacaatttgttattGGGTGTGAATTTGAGATATATAGATTTATATGAATTCAATCGAGTACAGAAACTATTTCACCCTATTATTCACAGAGCAACAACCACTACAGCCATCCCCATCGCCTCTACATCCAGGTACATACAGTTATATCAAATATAAAGCTACTTGAAATTTGAAACCAATCAAGTGAAGTTAATACTATTTCGGTTGGTTCTTCACAGAGCTGCCTCCTTGGCATCCATGGAATCAAACTCCGTTGCCTGCACACCCAGGtacattacaaattatttcaaaagtttTGCACATTTCCACTTATAACAATGGCTCCGAAATCACAATAACGATAATGAAAATAGAATCATTATTCTAAACTGAATATTGCCCCTCACAGACTTACTTCCATCGCCGTTACCGTCACCACGAGATCAACTAGGTATA
Proteins encoded in this region:
- the LOC118278257 gene encoding basic proline-rich protein-like isoform X22 — encoded protein: MVKIKRSLWLLFVLAVGVLARPDSDDLSTASSQLAELRSGRVLDVTAEDVTSEDVTAEDSDSDESRMFNPNELIGLPLPLDSLHKCHSQGEMYYEKRGAICFVCACFSSSIGLLYSKCVACDLCVEEHNAIPLPPHPATRLVWSPKFEYIPLPAIPPLLPYPQKETHPEAPHPAEAPDLQPLSPLLQPEQPAPEVAPEAGPPAPHPAPFTEPDQLPELPPWQPWHPFPSPLHPEILPSPPLSPPDQPAPILEPDQLPELPPWHPWHPSPLHPELPPWHPWQPWHPALSPLHPELPPWHPWHQWHQWHPSPSPLYPAPEVGPEAGPPAPSPEQQLLHPSPSPLHPAPEVAPGSSPPAPYPEQQPLQPSPSPLHPELPPWHPWNQSPLPPHPAPEVAPEFGPPAPHPEQQPLQPSPSPLHPELPPWHPWNQTPLPLHPDLLPSPLPSPRDQLAPEVAPEFGPPAPSPAPSPESHLSPEQQPLQPSPSPLHPELPPWHPWNQPPLPSHPEQQPLQPSPSPLHPELPPWHPWNQTPLPLHPELLPSPTPSSPDHPELPPWHPWHPSPSPPHPDLLPSPLPSPRDQLAPEVAPEFGPPAPSPAPSPESHLSPEQQPLHPSPSPLHPAPEVAPGSSPPAPSPEQQPLQPSPSPLHPELPPWHPWNQPPLPPHPAPEVAPEFGPPAPHPEQQPSPSPLHPGTFKSKIYSLTLASLNIGKYLSFCELDQVKLIPILSVHHRAASMASMESISVASTSSSRSSSRVWSTGTSSRATTTTAIPIASTSRAASLASMESNSVACTPSSRSSSRI
- the LOC118278257 gene encoding basic proline-rich protein-like isoform X23, with the translated sequence MVKIKRSLWLLFVLAVGVLARPDSDDLSTASSQLAELRSGRVLDVTAEDVTSEDVTAEDSDSDESRMFNPNELIGLPLPLDSLHKCHSQGEMYYEKRGAICFVCACFSSSIGLLYSKCVACDLCVEEHNAIPLPPHPATRLVWSPKFEYIPLPAIPPLLPYPQKETHPEAPHPAEAPDLQPLSPLLQPEQPAPEVAPEAGPPAPHPAPFTEPDQLPELPPWQPWHPFPSPLHPEILPSPPLSPPDQPAPILEPDQLPELPPWHPWHPSPLHPELPPWHPWQPWHPALSPLHPELPPWHPWHQWHQWHPSPSPLYPAPEVGPEAGPPAPSPEQQLLHPSPSPLHPAPEVAPGSSPPAPYPEQQPLQPSPSPLHPELPPWHPWNQSPLPPHPAPEVAPEFGPPAPHPEQQPLQPSPSPLHPELPPWHPWNQTPLPLHPDLLPSPLPSPRDQLAPEVAPEFGPPAPSPAPSPESHLSPEQQPLQPSPSPLHPELPPWHPWNQPPLPSHPEQQPLQPSPSPLHPELPPWHPWNQTPLPLHPELLPSPTPSSPDHPELPPWHPWHPSPSPPHPDLLPSPLPSPRDQLAPEVAPEFGPPAPSPAPSPESHLSPEQQPLHPSPSPLHPAPEVAPGSSPPAPSPEQQPLQPSPSPLHPELPPWHPWNQPPLPPHPAPEVAPEFGPPAPHPEQQPSPSPLHPGTFKSKIYSLTLASLNIGKYLSFCELDQVKLIPILSVHHRAASMASMESISVASTSSSRSSSRVWSTGTSSRATTTTAIPIASTSRAASMASMESNSIASTSSTFC
- the LOC118278257 gene encoding uncharacterized protein LOC118278257 isoform X41, encoding MVKIKRSLWLLFVLAVGVLARPDSDDLSTASSQLAELRSGRVLDVTAEDVTSEDVTAEDSDSDESRMFNPNELIGLPLPLDSLHKCHSQGEMYYEKRGAICFVCACFSSSIGLLYSKCVACDLCVEEHNAIPLPPHPATRLVWSPKFEYIPLPAIPPLLPYPQKETHPEAPHPAEAPDLQPLSPLLQPEQPAPEVAPEAGPPAPHPAPFTEPDQLPELPPWQPWHPFPSPLHPELPPWHPLNLSPSPLHPELLPSPLPSPRDQPVAPEVAPEFGPPAPSPEQQPLQPSPSPLHPGTFKSKIYSLTLASLNIGKYLSFCELDQVKLIPIFSVHHRAASMASMESISVASTSSSRSSSRVWSTGTSSRATTTAAISIASTSRAASLASMESNSVASTPRLTSIAVTVTTRSTSSRSSSRIWSTSTFSRATTTAAISIASTSRAASMASMESTSVAFTSRATTTAAISITSTSRAASLAPMESNSVASTPRVTPIAHTVIARSSRAASLAPMAPISITSTPRLTSIAVTVTTRSTSSRSSSRIWSTSTFSRATTTAAISIASTSRAASMASMESTSVASTSSSRSSSRVWSTGTSSRATTISITSTSRATTTAAIPIASTSRAASMASMESISVASTSSSRSSSRVWSTGTSSRATTTTAIPIASTSRAASLASMESNSVACTPRATTTAAIPIASTSRAASMASMESNSIASTSRITSITPTVTGRSSSSRSSSRIWSTGTFSRATTRATISITPTSSSRSSPRSWSTSA